The Desulfuromonas versatilis genome has a segment encoding these proteins:
- a CDS encoding DUF2270 domain-containing protein, protein MVEERRENRQLSTGETITALMHYYRGEVTRSLAWRERLDRTTNWSVGTTAAFLGFGFSHPEIIHAFFLFGLAIAYILLYVESRRYRFFDAYEYRVKLIHQNFVADVLLERMDSETASRWRQALAKDLLHPRYKMTLVQAMGRRIYANYIFLFVVLVAGWLLKMLLHPQPAHTWGQFLEQAGAGVIPGWVTLLFIFAFLLHLVVLMRIGRKAKGGEETLILGARPDEERQSD, encoded by the coding sequence ATGGTTGAGGAGAGAAGGGAAAACCGCCAACTTAGCACCGGAGAGACCATCACCGCCCTGATGCACTACTACCGGGGCGAGGTCACCCGCAGCCTGGCCTGGCGGGAAAGACTCGACCGCACCACCAACTGGTCGGTGGGGACCACCGCGGCCTTTCTCGGCTTCGGCTTTTCCCACCCGGAGATCATCCACGCCTTTTTTCTCTTCGGGCTGGCCATCGCCTATATCCTGCTGTACGTCGAATCGCGCCGTTACCGCTTTTTCGACGCCTATGAGTACCGGGTCAAGCTGATCCACCAGAACTTCGTGGCCGATGTGCTGCTCGAGCGGATGGACAGCGAGACCGCCTCGCGATGGCGCCAGGCTCTGGCCAAGGACCTGCTCCATCCGCGCTACAAGATGACCCTGGTGCAGGCCATGGGCCGGCGCATCTACGCCAACTACATTTTCCTCTTCGTGGTGCTGGTGGCCGGCTGGCTGCTCAAGATGCTGCTGCATCCCCAGCCCGCCCACACTTGGGGGCAATTTCTCGAGCAGGCCGGGGCCGGCGTGATCCCCGGCTGGGTCACCCTGCTGTTCATCTTCGCCTTTCTCCTCCACCTGGTGGTGCTGATGCGCATCGGCCGCAAGGCCAAAGGGGGCGAGGAGACCCTGATTCTCGGCGCCCGTCCCGATGAGGAGCGCCAGTCCGACTAA
- the hemB gene encoding porphobilinogen synthase — protein sequence MYFPEYRARRLRRNENIRRMVRETHLRVDDLIYPMFSAFGKGIKKEIPSMPGIYQQSIENIVAEAREVYELGIPAVILFGIPECKDAMGQDAYSETGIIQETIRAIKAEVPELTVITDVCMCEYTDHGHCGVIKDGDVDNDETLKLLAAEALSHARAGADIVAPSDMMDGRVAAIREILDANGFKNLPVMSYAVKYASAYYGPFRDAAESTPQFGDRRSYQMDPANRVEALREAELDVQECADFLMVKPALAYLDILRDLKERFNLPLVAYNVSGEYSMIKAAAAKGWIDGERVMMETLLGMKRAGADLIITYHAKEAARVLKK from the coding sequence ATGTATTTTCCCGAATACCGGGCGCGCCGGCTGCGGCGCAACGAGAATATCCGCCGCATGGTCCGCGAAACCCACCTGCGGGTCGACGACCTGATCTACCCCATGTTCAGCGCCTTCGGCAAGGGGATCAAAAAAGAGATCCCCTCCATGCCCGGCATCTATCAGCAGTCGATCGAGAACATCGTCGCCGAGGCCAGGGAAGTTTATGAGCTGGGCATCCCGGCGGTGATCCTCTTCGGCATCCCCGAGTGCAAGGACGCCATGGGCCAGGACGCCTACAGCGAAACCGGCATCATCCAGGAGACCATCCGCGCCATCAAGGCCGAGGTCCCCGAGTTGACCGTCATCACCGACGTCTGCATGTGCGAGTACACCGACCACGGCCACTGCGGGGTGATCAAGGACGGGGACGTCGACAACGACGAGACCCTCAAGCTGCTCGCCGCCGAGGCCCTCTCCCACGCCCGCGCCGGGGCCGACATCGTCGCCCCCTCGGACATGATGGACGGCCGGGTCGCGGCGATTCGCGAGATCCTCGACGCCAACGGCTTCAAGAACCTGCCGGTGATGAGCTACGCGGTCAAGTACGCCAGCGCCTACTACGGGCCCTTTCGCGACGCCGCCGAGTCGACCCCCCAGTTCGGCGACCGCCGCTCCTACCAGATGGACCCGGCCAACCGCGTCGAGGCCCTGCGTGAGGCTGAACTCGACGTGCAGGAGTGCGCCGATTTCCTGATGGTCAAACCGGCCCTGGCCTACCTCGACATCCTCCGTGACCTCAAGGAGCGCTTCAACCTGCCGCTGGTGGCCTACAACGTCTCGGGCGAATACTCGATGATCAAGGCCGCCGCCGCCAAGGGGTGGATCGACGGCGAGCGGGTGATGATGGAGACCCTGCTCGGCATGAAGCGCGCCGGCGCGGATCTGATCATCACCTACCACGCCAAGGAAGCGGCGCGGGTGCTGAAGAAATAA
- the cobA gene encoding uroporphyrinogen-III C-methyltransferase, producing MQGNLKQGIVYLIGAGPGDPGLITVKGQECLRRAEVVIYDYLANPAFLDEAPACAERIYVGKTRGCHHTPQESINRLLAEKAKQGKVVARLKGGDPYVFGRGGEEALHLHHEGVRFEVIPGVTAGFAAAAYAGIPLTHRDFTTSLALVTGHENPEKKMSSLDWQKLATGVGTLAFYMGMANLPLIAEQLMAHGRPADTPVAVIRWATTPRQRTLVATLADVVEKVRQAAFKPPAVIVVGEVVRLREQLRWFDDRPLFGKRVLVTRTAEQAGSFGRLLEAQGAEAISCPVIDIVPPPSWEELDREIDGLEQTDILILTSANAVDAFFERLRACGRDVRALHGVTVVAVGPKTAAAIETRGLRPDLVPADYRAEGVVALLLERGVAGKRVLYPRAEIARELIPRELSAAGASVAAPVVYRTLAPTQGKGQVLAALEEGIDAVTFTSSSTVENFVAMLGDDAPQRLEKVPVISIGPLTTATARRLGLTVAAEAAASTLEGMVEAMVEYFSRNPEVRIQKPE from the coding sequence ATGCAGGGGAATTTGAAACAGGGAATCGTCTATCTGATCGGGGCCGGCCCCGGCGACCCCGGGCTGATCACCGTCAAGGGGCAGGAGTGCCTGCGCCGGGCCGAGGTGGTGATCTACGACTACCTGGCCAACCCGGCGTTTCTCGACGAGGCCCCCGCCTGCGCCGAACGCATCTACGTCGGCAAGACCCGCGGCTGCCACCACACCCCGCAGGAGAGCATCAACCGCCTGCTCGCCGAAAAGGCCAAGCAGGGCAAGGTAGTGGCCCGCCTCAAGGGGGGCGATCCTTACGTCTTCGGCCGCGGCGGCGAGGAGGCGCTGCACCTGCACCACGAAGGGGTCCGCTTCGAGGTCATCCCCGGAGTGACCGCCGGGTTCGCCGCGGCGGCCTATGCCGGCATCCCCCTGACCCACCGGGACTTCACCACCAGCCTGGCCCTGGTCACCGGCCATGAAAACCCGGAGAAGAAGATGTCGAGCCTCGACTGGCAGAAGCTCGCCACCGGGGTCGGAACCCTGGCCTTCTACATGGGGATGGCCAACCTGCCGCTGATCGCCGAACAGCTCATGGCCCACGGCCGCCCCGCCGACACCCCGGTGGCGGTGATCCGCTGGGCCACCACCCCCCGCCAGCGCACCCTGGTGGCCACCTTGGCCGACGTCGTCGAAAAGGTCCGCCAGGCCGCCTTCAAGCCCCCGGCGGTGATCGTGGTCGGCGAGGTGGTGCGCCTGCGCGAGCAGTTGCGCTGGTTCGACGACCGCCCCCTGTTCGGCAAACGGGTGCTGGTGACCCGCACCGCCGAGCAGGCCGGCAGCTTCGGCCGCCTGCTCGAGGCCCAGGGGGCCGAAGCGATCTCCTGCCCGGTCATCGACATCGTCCCGCCCCCCTCCTGGGAGGAGTTGGACCGCGAAATCGACGGCCTGGAGCAGACCGACATCCTGATCCTGACCTCGGCCAACGCCGTCGACGCCTTTTTCGAAAGGCTGCGCGCCTGCGGACGTGACGTACGCGCCCTGCACGGGGTCACCGTCGTCGCGGTGGGACCGAAGACCGCCGCGGCCATCGAGACCCGCGGCCTGCGCCCCGACCTGGTCCCCGCGGACTACCGGGCGGAGGGGGTGGTCGCCCTGCTGCTCGAGCGCGGGGTCGCCGGCAAGCGGGTGCTCTACCCGCGGGCGGAGATCGCCCGCGAGCTGATTCCCCGTGAGCTGAGCGCCGCCGGGGCCAGCGTGGCCGCACCCGTGGTCTATCGCACCCTGGCCCCGACTCAGGGCAAGGGCCAGGTCCTCGCCGCCCTCGAAGAGGGGATCGACGCGGTCACCTTCACCTCCTCATCGACGGTGGAGAATTTCGTCGCCATGCTCGGCGATGATGCTCCGCAGCGGCTGGAGAAGGTACCGGTAATCTCCATCGGCCCGCTGACCACCGCCACCGCACGGCGGCTGGGGCTTACTGTGGCGGCCGAGGCCGCCGCCTCGACCCTGGAGGGGATGGTCGAAGCCATGGTGGAATATTTTTCCAGGAATCCAGAAGTCAGAATCCAGAAGCCAGAATAA
- the hemC gene encoding hydroxymethylbilane synthase, giving the protein MAMKTLRIGTRASQLALWQANWVKSELEKRHPGLEVTLTKIKTQGDKILDVPLAMVGGKGLFVKEIEEAMLRGEVDIAVHSMKDVPTIFPEGLALRCITEREDPRDIVILQPGFKSFRDLPQGARIGTSSLRRKAQLLHLRPDFQMIDIRGNVETRIRKLTEDNLHGVVLAAAGMHRLGFTKQISEYLPEEISTPAIGQGALGLESRIDDAETNALIDFFNHPETAWAVKAERAFLRRLEGGCQVPIGAFGTVKGDQLTLTGFVSDVEGRQLLKKTVSCQVDEAEKTGTSLADDLLIKGAGKILNEVYQHETFNVNREDV; this is encoded by the coding sequence ATGGCAATGAAAACCCTTCGCATCGGAACCCGGGCAAGCCAGCTTGCCCTCTGGCAGGCCAACTGGGTCAAGTCCGAACTGGAAAAGCGCCATCCCGGCCTCGAGGTCACCCTGACCAAGATCAAGACCCAGGGGGACAAGATCCTCGACGTGCCCCTGGCCATGGTCGGCGGCAAGGGCCTGTTCGTCAAGGAGATCGAGGAGGCGATGCTGCGCGGCGAGGTCGACATCGCCGTCCACTCCATGAAAGACGTCCCCACCATCTTCCCCGAGGGGCTGGCCCTGCGTTGCATCACCGAGCGCGAAGACCCGCGGGACATCGTCATCCTGCAGCCGGGCTTCAAGAGCTTTCGCGACCTGCCCCAGGGGGCGCGCATCGGCACCTCGTCGCTGCGCCGCAAGGCCCAGCTGCTGCACCTGCGTCCCGACTTCCAGATGATCGACATCCGCGGCAACGTCGAAACCCGCATCCGCAAGCTCACCGAGGACAACCTGCACGGGGTGGTGCTGGCCGCCGCCGGCATGCACCGGCTCGGCTTCACCAAGCAGATCAGCGAGTACCTGCCGGAGGAGATCTCCACCCCCGCCATCGGCCAGGGAGCCCTGGGCCTGGAGAGCCGCATCGACGACGCGGAGACCAACGCCCTGATCGACTTTTTCAACCACCCCGAGACCGCCTGGGCGGTCAAGGCCGAACGCGCCTTTTTGCGCCGGCTCGAGGGGGGCTGCCAGGTCCCCATCGGCGCCTTCGGCACCGTGAAGGGCGATCAGCTGACCCTCACCGGCTTCGTCTCCGACGTGGAGGGTCGTCAGCTGCTGAAGAAGACCGTCAGCTGCCAGGTGGACGAGGCCGAGAAGACCGGCACCTCGCTGGCCGACGACCTGCTGATCAAGGGGGCCGGCAAGATCCTCAACGAGGTCTACCAGCACGAAACCTTCAACGTGAACCGCGAAGACGTCTGA
- the hemA gene encoding glutamyl-tRNA reductase — MNIIVVGLSHKTAPVEIRERVAFAPTAMEKPLREMLALPAINEGVIVSTCNRVELYATSRDAAAAIMQLRGFMAGFHNLAPEELESHLYDLQGEEAIKHVFRVASSLDSMVIGEPQILGQIKTAYGYATEFKTAGLILNRFLHKAFSVAKRVRTETNIASNAVSVSFAAVELARKIFGTIDNKTVLLIGAGEMCELAARHFVNNGVSSVMVTNRTYERAVKLAEEFKGRAVHFEEFAESLHQADIVLTSTGAPNYVLGAKKVEEVIRRRKNKPMFFIDIAVPRDIDPKVNDIPNVYLYDVDDLQGVVQANLKERQKEARKAEAIIEQEIGQFYKWLGSLDVVPTIVSLRKKLEEIRRAELEKTFANLKDLGPKERKSIEALTGAIINKVLHEPTTVLKQSQNNGTGDGYVDAVRVLFGLNAPVEELEPLDEQAAE; from the coding sequence ATGAACATCATTGTCGTGGGGCTCAGCCACAAGACCGCTCCGGTGGAAATCCGCGAGCGGGTCGCTTTCGCCCCGACCGCCATGGAAAAACCCCTGCGCGAGATGCTGGCACTGCCGGCAATCAACGAGGGGGTGATCGTCTCCACCTGCAACCGGGTCGAGCTCTACGCCACCAGCCGCGATGCCGCCGCCGCCATCATGCAGCTGCGCGGCTTCATGGCCGGCTTCCACAACCTGGCCCCGGAGGAGCTTGAATCGCACCTCTACGACCTGCAGGGAGAGGAGGCCATCAAGCACGTCTTCCGGGTCGCCTCGAGCCTGGACTCCATGGTCATCGGCGAACCGCAGATCCTCGGCCAGATTAAGACCGCCTACGGCTACGCCACCGAGTTCAAGACCGCCGGCCTGATCCTCAACCGCTTCCTGCACAAGGCCTTCTCGGTCGCCAAGCGGGTGCGCACCGAAACCAACATCGCCAGCAACGCCGTTTCGGTCTCCTTCGCCGCGGTAGAGCTGGCGCGCAAGATTTTCGGCACCATCGACAACAAGACCGTCCTGCTGATCGGTGCAGGGGAGATGTGCGAACTGGCCGCCCGCCATTTCGTCAACAACGGCGTCTCCTCGGTGATGGTCACCAACCGCACCTACGAGCGGGCGGTGAAACTGGCCGAGGAGTTCAAGGGGCGCGCGGTGCATTTCGAGGAATTCGCCGAGTCCCTGCACCAGGCCGACATCGTCCTCACCTCCACCGGCGCCCCCAACTACGTGCTGGGCGCGAAGAAGGTCGAGGAGGTCATCCGCAGACGCAAGAACAAGCCGATGTTCTTCATCGACATCGCCGTGCCGCGGGACATCGACCCGAAGGTCAACGACATCCCCAACGTCTACCTCTACGACGTGGACGACCTGCAGGGGGTGGTGCAGGCCAACCTCAAGGAGCGCCAAAAGGAGGCCAGAAAGGCCGAGGCGATCATCGAGCAGGAGATCGGCCAGTTCTACAAGTGGCTCGGCAGCCTCGACGTGGTACCGACCATCGTCTCGCTGCGCAAGAAACTCGAGGAGATCCGCCGCGCCGAGTTGGAGAAGACCTTCGCCAACCTCAAGGATCTCGGCCCCAAGGAACGCAAGTCCATCGAGGCCCTCACCGGGGCCATCATCAACAAGGTGCTGCACGAGCCGACCACCGTGCTCAAGCAAAGCCAGAACAACGGCACCGGCGACGGCTACGTCGACGCCGTGCGGGTGCTGTTCGGCCTCAACGCGCCGGTCGAGGAGCTCGAGCCGCTGGACGAGCAGGCCGCGGAATAA
- the ccsB gene encoding c-type cytochrome biogenesis protein CcsB — protein MSVNILLFKITLILYFVATVLYIIDIITRRDQVGKAARWVLAGGFAVHCATLITRYLEAGYTPVANLHESLSFFAWTLVGIYLLFDLRYRITVLGAFSCPLALTLMIVGSAAPKTVKTLSPALDSWWFPVHVTLAFLGNAVFTVAAVAGVLYLIQERMLKSKKFSTLYYRLPSLETLDSINYKCLTFGFPLMTMGIISGAAWANSAWGGYWRWDPKETWALITWFLYAALLHGRLTVGWRGRRAAIFAIIGFLCLLFTFLGVNLLLSDLHSFKAMEGR, from the coding sequence ATGAGCGTCAACATCCTGCTGTTCAAAATCACCCTGATCCTGTATTTCGTCGCCACAGTTCTCTACATCATCGACATCATCACCCGCCGCGACCAGGTCGGCAAAGCGGCGCGCTGGGTGCTGGCGGGCGGCTTCGCGGTGCACTGCGCCACCCTGATAACCCGCTACCTCGAAGCGGGCTATACCCCGGTCGCCAACCTGCACGAATCGCTCTCGTTTTTCGCCTGGACCCTGGTCGGCATCTACCTGCTGTTCGATCTGCGCTACCGCATCACCGTGCTCGGCGCCTTCAGCTGCCCCCTCGCCCTGACCCTGATGATCGTCGGCAGCGCCGCCCCCAAAACCGTCAAGACGCTCAGCCCCGCCCTTGACAGCTGGTGGTTCCCGGTGCACGTCACCCTGGCCTTTCTCGGCAACGCCGTGTTTACCGTGGCGGCGGTGGCGGGGGTCCTCTACCTGATCCAGGAGCGGATGCTAAAAAGCAAGAAATTTTCGACGCTTTATTACCGTCTGCCGTCCTTGGAAACCCTGGACAGCATCAATTACAAGTGCCTCACCTTCGGCTTTCCGCTGATGACCATGGGGATCATCTCCGGGGCGGCCTGGGCCAATTCGGCCTGGGGCGGCTACTGGCGCTGGGACCCCAAGGAGACCTGGGCCCTGATCACCTGGTTTCTTTATGCGGCACTGCTGCACGGAAGGCTTACCGTCGGCTGGCGCGGCCGCCGGGCGGCAATCTTCGCCATTATCGGCTTTCTCTGCCTGCTGTTCACGTTCCTGGGGGTCAACCTGCTGCTCTCGGATCTGCACAGCTTCAAGGCGATGGAAGGTCGATAA
- a CDS encoding precorrin-2 dehydrogenase/sirohydrochlorin ferrochelatase family protein: MPDYPVSLNLEGRLCLVVGGGPVGLRKARGLLAAGARVRLVAPQLRSMEQLPAGIDLCRRPFAATDLEGAQLVFAATDDRETNETVAREAQRRGILVNRADTPGGGDFALPALLRRGKLTVAVTTAGHSPSLAAAVRDLLADTLGPEWGTLLEITGALRQKRLTASETTEYNQEVVRSLLTHDLPGLLAAGNEAAIDRLLAAHCGPDCSLAQLGIRLPKGTK, from the coding sequence ATGCCCGACTACCCCGTATCCCTGAACCTGGAAGGCCGCCTCTGTCTGGTCGTGGGCGGCGGACCGGTCGGACTGCGCAAGGCGCGGGGGCTGCTCGCCGCGGGCGCCCGGGTTCGCCTGGTCGCCCCGCAATTGCGCTCTATGGAGCAGCTGCCGGCGGGGATCGATCTCTGCCGCAGGCCCTTCGCAGCGACCGACCTGGAAGGGGCCCAGCTGGTCTTCGCTGCCACGGACGACCGGGAGACCAACGAGACGGTCGCCCGCGAGGCGCAGCGGCGCGGCATCCTGGTCAACCGGGCCGACACCCCCGGCGGGGGGGACTTCGCCCTGCCGGCCCTGCTGCGCCGGGGAAAGTTGACGGTGGCGGTCACCACGGCGGGGCACAGCCCCTCCCTGGCCGCCGCGGTGCGGGACCTGCTGGCCGACACCCTGGGCCCGGAATGGGGGACGCTGCTGGAAATCACCGGGGCTCTGCGGCAAAAGCGGTTGACAGCCTCGGAAACGACCGAATACAATCAGGAGGTTGTGCGCAGTTTACTGACCCATGACCTGCCCGGCCTGCTCGCCGCCGGCAACGAGGCCGCCATCGACCGGCTGCTCGCGGCGCATTGCGGGCCCGACTGCTCGCTGGCGCAACTGGGAATCCGACTGCCGAAAGGGACGAAATGA
- a CDS encoding D-sedoheptulose-7-phosphate isomerase, with the protein MTKHEKVSRAIQAHTAALEKSFLEPAGQLAGYAEKLVGAFHQGGRLLVFGNGPLGAVAELTANLFVHRLWLDRPLLPALALCSNLTLASALARDGQQSEVFARMLKAVAAPGDLVLAMCDARRDEAIEEGLSAARQIGCSTAALVPGPGELTGDPPDFLFSLHTDSPARATEAALFFGHLLCELVEGELFGI; encoded by the coding sequence ATGACCAAACACGAAAAAGTTTCCAGGGCCATCCAGGCCCACACCGCCGCCCTGGAGAAAAGCTTCCTGGAGCCCGCCGGCCAGCTGGCGGGCTATGCCGAAAAGCTGGTCGGAGCCTTCCACCAGGGTGGGCGGTTGCTGGTTTTCGGCAACGGCCCCCTGGGTGCGGTCGCCGAACTCACCGCCAACCTGTTTGTTCATCGCCTCTGGCTCGACCGGCCGCTGCTGCCGGCGCTGGCGTTGTGCAGCAACCTCACCCTCGCCTCGGCACTGGCCCGCGACGGCCAGCAGAGCGAGGTTTTCGCCCGCATGCTCAAGGCCGTGGCGGCCCCCGGCGACCTGGTCCTGGCCATGTGCGACGCGCGCCGTGACGAGGCGATCGAGGAGGGTCTCAGCGCGGCCCGCCAGATCGGCTGCAGCACCGCGGCACTGGTCCCCGGCCCCGGCGAACTGACCGGCGATCCCCCTGACTTTCTGTTCAGCCTGCACACCGATTCACCGGCACGAGCCACGGAAGCTGCCCTGTTTTTCGGCCACCTGCTCTGTGAACTGGTGGAGGGGGAGCTGTTTGGAATTTGA
- the trxA gene encoding thioredoxin, giving the protein MASDKVVQLSDDNFEQEVLKSAVPVLVDFWASWCAPCKAISPLVDGLAEDYDGKVKVAKLNVDENPSTPGQFGVRGIPTLILFKDGKVVDQVVGAVPKNQLEGLVKKAL; this is encoded by the coding sequence ATGGCCAGTGACAAAGTCGTGCAGCTTTCCGACGATAATTTTGAACAGGAAGTCCTCAAGTCCGCAGTTCCGGTTTTGGTAGACTTCTGGGCCTCCTGGTGCGCGCCGTGCAAGGCCATCAGTCCCCTGGTGGACGGCTTGGCCGAGGATTACGACGGCAAGGTCAAGGTGGCCAAACTCAACGTCGACGAAAACCCCTCCACCCCCGGGCAGTTCGGCGTGCGCGGGATCCCCACCCTGATCCTGTTCAAGGACGGCAAGGTGGTCGACCAGGTGGTCGGCGCGGTTCCCAAGAACCAGCTTGAAGGGCTGGTCAAGAAAGCTCTGTAA
- the yjgA gene encoding ribosome biogenesis factor YjgA, with the protein MSDREEYQGPSRSAKKRAAKAVEELAWKLVDLPEAEWNRLPAAGELRTEIGQARATGGHGSRKRQVKHLAGVLRRREDEAQQLQDFIDGVDQAHLDEQKVFHHLEQLRDRLCEAEQFPAALREACESWPELDREAVTRLARSVHANGDRRAFRELFKRLRQAWQAMQDAG; encoded by the coding sequence ATGTCAGACCGAGAGGAATACCAGGGGCCGAGCCGCTCGGCCAAAAAACGCGCCGCCAAGGCGGTGGAGGAACTGGCCTGGAAACTGGTCGACCTGCCCGAGGCCGAGTGGAACCGCCTGCCAGCCGCGGGCGAGTTGCGAACCGAGATCGGCCAGGCCCGGGCAACCGGCGGCCACGGCTCGCGCAAGCGCCAGGTCAAACACCTGGCGGGGGTACTGCGTCGGCGCGAAGATGAGGCCCAGCAGCTGCAGGATTTCATCGACGGCGTCGACCAGGCCCACCTTGATGAACAGAAGGTGTTTCACCACCTGGAGCAACTGCGCGACCGGCTCTGTGAGGCCGAGCAATTTCCCGCGGCCCTGCGCGAGGCCTGCGAGAGCTGGCCCGAACTCGACCGCGAAGCGGTGACCCGGCTGGCCCGCTCGGTGCACGCCAACGGCGACCGGCGGGCCTTCCGCGAGCTGTTCAAACGCCTGCGGCAGGCCTGGCAGGCCATGCAGGACGCCGGTTGA
- the dtd gene encoding D-aminoacyl-tRNA deacylase — MRAVLQRVSSARVEVAGKVVGEIGRGLLVLLGVEEGDGEADIRYLAEKTAQLRIFEDQAGKMNLSVEEIGGELLVVSQFTLLADCRKGRRPGFSRAAVPALADEHYVKFVEILRGRGLSVATGQFQASMDVHLVNEGPVTILLDSRKGF; from the coding sequence ATGAGGGCCGTTCTGCAGAGAGTCTCCTCGGCGCGGGTCGAGGTGGCGGGAAAAGTGGTGGGCGAAATCGGCCGCGGGCTGCTGGTGCTGCTGGGGGTCGAGGAGGGCGACGGCGAAGCGGACATCCGCTACCTGGCGGAGAAAACCGCCCAGCTGCGCATCTTCGAGGACCAGGCGGGAAAAATGAATCTCTCGGTGGAAGAGATCGGCGGAGAGCTGCTGGTGGTCTCCCAGTTCACCCTGCTCGCCGACTGCCGCAAGGGGCGCCGCCCCGGCTTCTCGCGGGCCGCCGTCCCGGCCCTCGCCGACGAACATTATGTTAAATTCGTGGAGATCCTGCGCGGGCGCGGACTAAGCGTCGCCACCGGGCAGTTTCAGGCGTCCATGGACGTCCACCTGGTCAACGAGGGACCGGTGACCATACTTCTCGACAGCCGGAAGGGATTTTGA
- a CDS encoding deoxyribonuclease IV, whose amino-acid sequence MLLLGAHMSIAGGVETAFARGEKVGCTAMQIFTKNANQWRGKPICAESARAFAQAWQASSIGPVIAHDTYLINLASPEEDKWRRSIEAFLDEMRRCALLGVPALVMHPGAHLGSGEQAGLARLCAAFRLIFAEAPAEVRVLLENTAGQGSCLGAPLEHLAAVFEGVPQGRFGVCFDTCHAFAAGHDLSSAEGYEAVMAEFDRLVGLERIEAFHLNDSKKGLGSRVDRHEHIGRGALGRACFEALMRDQRFSGVPKILETPKGDDDEFDLMNLALLREMAGECQ is encoded by the coding sequence ATGCTTCTGCTCGGCGCCCACATGTCCATTGCAGGCGGGGTGGAGACGGCCTTCGCGCGCGGCGAGAAGGTCGGCTGCACCGCCATGCAGATCTTCACCAAGAACGCCAACCAGTGGCGGGGCAAGCCCATCTGCGCCGAGTCGGCCCGGGCCTTCGCCCAAGCCTGGCAGGCCAGCTCCATCGGGCCGGTCATCGCCCACGACACCTACCTGATCAACCTGGCCTCCCCCGAGGAGGACAAATGGCGCAGGTCGATCGAGGCCTTTCTCGACGAGATGCGGCGCTGCGCCCTGCTCGGCGTCCCGGCCCTGGTCATGCACCCCGGCGCCCACCTGGGCAGCGGTGAGCAGGCCGGCCTGGCGCGGCTCTGCGCGGCCTTCCGGCTGATCTTCGCCGAGGCCCCCGCCGAGGTCCGGGTGCTGCTCGAGAACACCGCCGGCCAGGGCAGCTGCCTGGGAGCCCCCCTGGAACATCTGGCCGCAGTGTTCGAAGGGGTCCCCCAAGGGCGTTTCGGGGTCTGCTTCGACACCTGTCACGCCTTCGCCGCCGGCCACGATCTCTCCAGCGCCGAAGGCTACGAGGCCGTAATGGCCGAGTTCGACCGACTGGTCGGCCTGGAGCGGATCGAGGCCTTTCACCTCAACGACAGCAAAAAGGGGCTCGGCAGCCGGGTCGATCGCCACGAACATATCGGCCGGGGCGCCCTCGGCCGGGCCTGCTTCGAGGCACTGATGAGAGACCAGAGGTTCAGCGGCGTGCCGAAAATCCTGGAAACCCCCAAGGGGGACGATGACGAGTTCGACCTGATGAACCTGGCGCTGCTGCGCGAAATGGCGGGAGAGTGCCAATGA